The following are encoded in a window of Rhizobium sp. 11515TR genomic DNA:
- a CDS encoding KpsF/GutQ family sugar-phosphate isomerase — protein MNKRAVRLIENGAIESAMRTIETERRGMEALERALINGLAEPFSRAVELIGGIRGRVVITGVGKSGHIGNKLAASLASTGTPAFFVHPVEANHGDLGMITQDDVIIAISWGGESAELRGIISYSRRFSIPMIAITAGETSTLARESDVVLLLPKEQEACPHGLAPTTSTLLQLAIGDALTVALLEARGFTAEDFRTFHPGGKLGASLSHVADIMHKGDRVPLVKLGTGMPEAAMTLSQMRFGCVGVIDDDGCLCGIVTDGDIARNLGTSLAEKLVDEVMTPNPKTVKETTLATSAMAVLNRHNISALIVVDNERRPIGLVHFHDLLRIGVA, from the coding sequence ATGAATAAGAGAGCTGTAAGACTCATCGAGAACGGTGCGATCGAATCCGCGATGCGAACGATCGAGACCGAGAGACGGGGCATGGAAGCGCTGGAACGCGCACTGATCAATGGTCTGGCCGAGCCCTTCAGCCGCGCTGTCGAGCTCATTGGCGGTATCAGAGGTCGTGTCGTCATCACCGGTGTCGGCAAGAGCGGCCATATCGGCAACAAGCTTGCCGCAAGTCTGGCTTCCACGGGTACGCCGGCTTTCTTCGTGCATCCGGTTGAAGCCAATCACGGCGATCTCGGCATGATCACGCAAGATGATGTCATCATCGCCATTTCCTGGGGCGGCGAAAGCGCCGAGCTACGCGGCATCATCAGCTATTCCCGCCGTTTCTCGATCCCGATGATTGCCATCACCGCCGGCGAGACCTCTACGCTTGCGCGCGAATCGGATGTGGTGTTGTTGCTGCCCAAGGAGCAAGAGGCCTGCCCGCATGGTCTGGCGCCGACGACATCGACGCTGCTGCAGCTTGCGATCGGCGATGCGCTGACCGTTGCTTTGCTTGAGGCGCGCGGTTTTACGGCCGAGGATTTTCGCACCTTCCATCCGGGCGGCAAACTCGGCGCCAGCCTCTCGCATGTGGCCGATATCATGCACAAGGGCGACCGTGTACCGCTTGTCAAGCTCGGCACTGGCATGCCGGAGGCGGCGATGACGCTTTCGCAAATGCGTTTCGGCTGTGTCGGCGTGATCGATGATGACGGCTGCCTGTGCGGCATCGTGACGGATGGCGATATCGCCCGTAACCTCGGCACCAGCCTCGCGGAGAAGCTGGTGGATGAGGTGATGACCCCCAATCCGAAGACGGTGAAGGAAACGACGCTGGCGACGAGCGCCATGGCCGTGCTCAATCGCCACAATATTTCCGCGCTGATCGTTGTCGACAACGAACGGCGTCCGATCGGTCTGGTGCACTTCCACGACCTGTTGCGGATCGGCGTCGCCTGA
- a CDS encoding outer membrane beta-barrel protein — protein sequence MGIGKDKAGHGAFRLAAWATSAVLGWGIAFAVPLPVNAQSLPSDQNADDNLPASTSGSPTDPNAAPTIDSQATTPTNQTSTTNDAPLNAPLRLTGIDPTTTGSTLDNDLRRVNLREPSVDDLRARRYPDRADAQGIPLGTFTLRPSINQSINIERDRTGDTKDNRGFLQTDLRSTLTSDWDRHALTVTGEGVWQKNISGTGEEKPTVNLNADLRLDLPADTTAHVTAGYQFYREDTSDPNAIAGASKQSAVNQYTAGLSLERDFGLLRGTTAVALTRSVYSDAVLSDGTTVTLSDRNQTAGTWRGRIGYELSPAIIPFVEVTLGRAVYDETRDSNGYARSNQSYGGKGGVEVDLGEKFKGELGFGYQHTEFDDSRLGSVDSPTIDGSLAWSPQRGTDISVGLSTTVQPSTTAGLSGYTAYQLTSTISHQLRDDLTAKLTGGPTWRNYPSNGSAADEIEYDAAFGLTWGINRYLDLTSNVGYQLTTRDVGDSTRQFQAGLGLTVKR from the coding sequence ATGGGCATCGGCAAGGACAAGGCGGGTCATGGTGCCTTCCGGCTGGCGGCATGGGCGACATCCGCCGTCCTCGGCTGGGGTATTGCATTTGCCGTACCGCTGCCAGTCAACGCGCAATCCTTGCCATCCGACCAGAACGCCGACGATAACTTGCCAGCGTCGACATCGGGATCTCCGACCGATCCGAATGCCGCACCCACGATCGACAGCCAGGCGACCACGCCAACAAACCAGACGTCGACCACCAACGACGCGCCGTTGAATGCACCGCTGCGCCTCACCGGCATCGACCCCACAACCACCGGCTCGACGCTGGATAACGATCTGCGCCGCGTGAACCTGCGCGAACCAAGCGTTGATGACCTGAGAGCCCGCCGGTATCCGGATCGGGCAGATGCACAGGGCATCCCGCTCGGCACCTTCACCCTACGCCCTTCGATCAACCAGTCGATCAACATCGAACGGGATCGCACCGGCGACACCAAGGATAATCGCGGCTTTTTGCAGACCGACTTGCGCAGCACCCTGACTTCGGACTGGGACAGGCATGCCCTGACCGTCACCGGTGAGGGCGTCTGGCAGAAGAACATCAGCGGCACTGGCGAAGAAAAACCGACGGTCAATCTGAACGCCGACCTGCGTCTGGATCTTCCTGCCGACACGACCGCGCATGTCACCGCCGGCTATCAATTCTACCGTGAGGACACGAGTGATCCCAATGCGATTGCTGGCGCCTCGAAGCAATCCGCCGTCAACCAGTACACGGCTGGGCTCTCGCTGGAACGCGATTTCGGCCTGCTGCGCGGCACGACGGCCGTGGCGCTGACACGCAGCGTCTATTCCGACGCAGTGCTTTCGGATGGGACGACGGTCACCCTCAGCGATCGCAATCAGACGGCCGGAACCTGGCGCGGCCGCATTGGCTACGAGCTGTCGCCCGCCATCATTCCTTTTGTCGAAGTCACTCTCGGTCGCGCCGTCTACGATGAAACGCGCGACAGCAACGGCTATGCCCGCTCGAATCAGAGTTATGGCGGCAAGGGTGGCGTCGAAGTCGATCTCGGTGAAAAATTCAAGGGCGAGCTGGGCTTCGGCTACCAGCACACGGAATTCGACGATTCGCGCCTGGGTTCGGTCGATTCGCCGACGATCGATGGCAGCCTCGCCTGGTCGCCACAGCGCGGCACCGATATCAGCGTCGGCCTTTCGACCACCGTACAACCCTCGACCACGGCCGGCCTCAGCGGCTACACCGCTTATCAGCTCACGAGCACCATAAGCCATCAGCTGCGCGATGACCTCACCGCCAAGCTGACGGGAGGCCCGACCTGGCGCAATTATCCCTCCAATGGTAGCGCCGCCGACGAAATCGAATACGACGCCGCTTTCGGGCTAACCTGGGGGATCAACCGTTACCTCGATCTCACCAGCAATGTCGGTTATCAGCTGACAACGCGGGATGTGGGCGACAGCACCCGGCAGTTCCAGGCTGGCCTCGGTTTGACGGTAAAACGCTAA
- the galU gene encoding UTP--glucose-1-phosphate uridylyltransferase GalU, translating to MGQHKKVRKAVFPVAGLGTRFLPATKAVPKEMLTVVDKPVIQYVVDEAMEAGIEHFVFVTGRSKHVIEDYFDIQFELEQTLRQRNKNAELSLLSGLLPKAGTASFTRQQEPLGLGHAVWCAREIVGDEPFALLLPDMVMRAEKGCMKGMIELYEHSGGNVIAVEECAPDQTHKYGIVGVGETIGSGFRITEMVEKPAKGTAPSNFFINGRYILQPEIFRILESQERGAGNEIQLTDGMLKLAKTQDFAGYHFQGQTFDCGAKDGFILANVAFALARDDIRPTIEDEFKALIAALK from the coding sequence GTGGGACAGCATAAGAAGGTTCGTAAGGCAGTATTTCCGGTCGCCGGACTAGGGACGCGGTTCTTGCCGGCGACCAAGGCGGTGCCAAAGGAAATGCTGACCGTCGTGGATAAGCCGGTGATCCAGTATGTCGTCGACGAGGCGATGGAAGCGGGCATCGAGCATTTCGTATTCGTCACGGGCCGCAGCAAGCACGTCATCGAGGATTATTTCGATATTCAGTTCGAGCTCGAACAGACGCTGCGCCAGCGCAACAAGAACGCCGAGCTGTCGCTGCTGAGCGGCCTGTTGCCGAAGGCCGGCACGGCAAGCTTCACGCGCCAGCAGGAGCCGCTCGGTCTCGGCCACGCCGTCTGGTGCGCCCGCGAGATTGTCGGCGACGAGCCGTTTGCGCTGCTGCTGCCCGACATGGTCATGCGCGCCGAAAAGGGCTGCATGAAAGGCATGATCGAGCTTTACGAGCACAGCGGCGGCAATGTCATCGCCGTCGAGGAATGCGCGCCCGACCAGACCCATAAATACGGTATCGTCGGCGTCGGCGAGACGATCGGCAGCGGCTTCCGTATCACGGAAATGGTCGAAAAGCCGGCCAAGGGCACGGCTCCGTCCAACTTCTTCATCAACGGTCGCTACATTCTTCAGCCGGAAATCTTCCGTATCCTGGAAAGCCAGGAGCGCGGTGCCGGCAACGAGATCCAGCTGACGGACGGCATGCTGAAGCTTGCCAAGACGCAGGATTTCGCCGGCTATCACTTCCAGGGCCAGACGTTCGACTGCGGCGCAAAGGATGGCTTCATCCTTGCCAACGTCGCCTTCGCCTTGGCGCGTGACGACATCCGCCCGACCATTGAGGACGAGTTCAAGGCGCTGATCGCTGCCCTGAAATAA
- a CDS encoding NfeD family protein, with protein sequence MFDNLIVELGPWSWWLAGLALLAAELVLPGFFLVWIGLAAIVVGALSLLFWESSFWVWQVQGLVFAATAVIVTLLGRRYLYNNNQVTDEPFLNQRGASLVGRTATLDQPIAEGRGRIRLNDTYWTVNGPDLPVGTRVKVVASNGRELTVEPV encoded by the coding sequence ATGTTCGACAATCTCATCGTCGAACTCGGCCCCTGGAGCTGGTGGCTCGCCGGCCTGGCGCTGCTCGCCGCCGAACTTGTTCTGCCCGGCTTCTTCTTGGTATGGATCGGGCTCGCCGCGATCGTCGTCGGCGCCTTGTCGCTTCTGTTTTGGGAAAGCAGCTTCTGGGTCTGGCAGGTTCAAGGGCTAGTCTTCGCCGCCACGGCGGTGATCGTCACCCTGCTCGGCCGCCGCTATCTCTATAACAACAACCAGGTGACCGACGAGCCGTTCCTGAACCAGCGCGGCGCCAGTCTGGTCGGGCGCACCGCAACGCTCGACCAGCCGATAGCCGAAGGCCGCGGGCGCATTCGCCTCAATGACACTTATTGGACGGTCAACGGACCGGACTTGCCGGTCGGCACCCGCGTCAAAGTGGTCGCCAGCAACGGCCGCGAGCTCACGGTCGAACCAGTCTGA